A stretch of DNA from Granulicella pectinivorans:
GTGTGGAACTGCCCACCATTGAGTCGATCAAGCGCTTCGTCGAGATGTCGAACGGCGTTGCGCTGGTCCCGGGACTGACCGTGCAGTCCGAGGTGGAGAATGGCTCGCTTATCCAGATTCCCATTCCCGAACTTCAGCTCGAACGGAAACTCCGACTCATCTACCGGCGCCAGGCGACGCTGTCGCACGCGGCACGGGCGTTTCTTGAGGTGGTGGAAGCCTACGCCGCCAAGAAGGGCGATCCCTTTTGTTTTCAATCGGAACGCGGGATTTAGCGAGAGTCCAAGCCTGGCGTCGAAGTCCCATCAAAGCTGCTTCGCGATAAGGGACGCTTTTTATCGCCTTCGCCGGAACCTTTTCAGCCAGCCATCGTCTGTACGCATTAGCACTTCGCTGGGGTATGCTTTCTCACCGAAGCTCCCGAAGGACCAAGGGCGTTCTCGCCCCGGGCTACTCTTCACACGCAGCACGATCGCCATCACCAGCACGACTGAAAAGAGGCATCACCATGAAGAACTTCCCCCGCAATGCAGTGCGCGTCGCCGCACTGGCGCTTTGTACGCTATCCATTGGTGCCGTTTCCCTGCGCGCGCAGGACACCCCTCCCCCGCCGCCATCCGGCGAGCAGGGTCCACCTCCGGGCGGTCCCGGCGGACGCATGAACCCCGAGCGTCAGCTCGAAATGATGACCAGGGCACTTAATCTCGCGCCGGACCAAGTCGCGCAGATCAAGACGATCCAGGCCGACAACCGGAAGGAGATGATGGCACTGCGGGAGGACACCGCTACCCCCCAGGACCAGAAGCGCGACAAGATGATGGCCATGCGCGCCGCCAGCGAGGCCAAGATTCGCGCCGTTTTGAACGACGACCAGAAGCCCAAGTACGACGCCATGCTGGCGCGCCAGCGTGAGCGCGGCATGGGTGGGCGGGGCGGCGACGGCCCACCACCACCTCCTCAGCAGTAGACTTTTAGCATCCACGCATGAAAGGCCGGAGGGACGAACCTCCGGCCTTTTCGTCTCTTGCGCATCCGGCCACCGCTGATAGAGTGAACAGATGTTCGTACCAGGCCATTTTCTCTTCGCTCCCACGCAGCGGATCCACTTCATCGGCATCGGCGGCATTGGCATGAGCGGTATCGCGGAGATACTGCTTACCATGGGCTATACCGTCTCCGGATCGGACCTTCGCCGGTCACCCGCGACCGCTCGGCTGGAATCGCTGGGGGCCACGATCTTTGAAGGTCATCGCGCCGAAAACGCTTCGAACGCCGATGTTCTGGTCACCAGCTCCGCCGTTGCCAAGGACAACCCCGAGGTTCTCCAAGCGCACGCACGTAAGGTACCCGTCATCCAGCGTGCCGAGATGCTCGCTGAACTTATGCGCCTGAAGTACGGGATAGCGGTTGCAGGCATGCACGGCAAGACGACCACGACGTCCATGGTCGCGGCTGTCCTTGCGGGTGGCGACCTCGACCCTACCGTCGTCGTCGGGGGACGCGTTGATGCCCTTGGGTCGAACGCCCGGCTGGGAAGTTCGCAGTATCTGGTGGCCGAAGCCGACGAGAGCGACCGCTCATTCCTGAAACTCTTCCCCATCCTCGCGATTGTGACCAACCTCGACCGCGAACATATGGACTGTTATCGCGACATGGCCGACGTTGAATCCGCCTTCGTTGAGTTCATGGACAAGGTGCCCTTTTACGGGGCCATCACGGCCTGCGTGGACAACGCGATGCTGCGGGCCATCCTGCCCCGTGTCCGACACCGCGTCCACACGTACGGGCTCAGCTCCGATGCCGACTTCCAGGTGAGTATGCTCCCCCGTTCCGAGAGCGCACACTCTACATTTCACGTCAATTATCACGGCCTCCTCATGGGACCGTTCAACCTTCACGTTCCAGGCCGTCACAACGTTCTCAACGCGACCGCCGCCATCGCCATCGGCATCCAACTTGGCCTCAGCCCGGAGAAGATTGCCAAGGGCCTCGCCTCCTTCCGAGG
This window harbors:
- the murC gene encoding UDP-N-acetylmuramate--L-alanine ligase, yielding MFVPGHFLFAPTQRIHFIGIGGIGMSGIAEILLTMGYTVSGSDLRRSPATARLESLGATIFEGHRAENASNADVLVTSSAVAKDNPEVLQAHARKVPVIQRAEMLAELMRLKYGIAVAGMHGKTTTTSMVAAVLAGGDLDPTVVVGGRVDALGSNARLGSSQYLVAEADESDRSFLKLFPILAIVTNLDREHMDCYRDMADVESAFVEFMDKVPFYGAITACVDNAMLRAILPRVRHRVHTYGLSSDADFQVSMLPRSESAHSTFHVNYHGLLMGPFNLHVPGRHNVLNATAAIAIGIQLGLSPEKIAKGLASFRGVDRRFQTKGTANGVTVVDDYGHHPTEVLATLSAAKDCGYSAIHVLFQPHRYTRTRDLWTEFLTAFENADTVEMVDIYSAGEAPIAGVTAAALAAEMSRRKDSVEYAPTMDGAVKRLALRAQPNSLIITLGAGTVSQAGPLLLAALKALDPA